One genomic segment of Mycolicibacterium gilvum includes these proteins:
- a CDS encoding multicopper oxidase domain-containing protein, with product MIRLLAFNIGAVTVITGMLGGWWPVVLAGGVLVAAVAAVHAGDLMRFLRAALPARFSITVHYYVAAAACLAVGAGLGVAMANSALPGILAERFRTAHAVLNLFGWVGLTVLGTLVTLWPTMLRTRMADGVERAARRGLPALVLSVAVAVAGAILGSSRVVGVGALSFLTAVGFVLWPHIDEVRRKRPADFPTLSVLCGVVWLAGSLGYLSVGLLTAPNSMAAATVTAAAGPALLAGFLVQVLFGSLAYLIPMVVGGRASALAATAELERGAPWRLSVANFGLLICVLPVPNLVRVAVSALVLVAYGAFLPLLVRAVWLAQRNTGVRSTPGRLDPPPLRQRLGIAAAGFGVVILTAAAGVAADPATLGIGSAPTVTAAPTGHTTEVRVRVDGMRYVPDTITVPAGDRLRITFHNTGTDRHDLVLANGARTDRVAPGVTAVLDAGVIGSDLAGWCSIAGHRQMGMTLTIKAIGTPPVSGHEHELPGHGPDPSLTATDIARSLGGRPGPGFAARDPKLSAAETAEHRVTLTVSEVEREVSPGITQRLWTFGGSAPGPTLRGRVGDVFEITLINDGTIGHSIDFHAGSLAPDRPMRTIEPGAQLVYRFTATRAGVWLYHCATMPMSVHIANGMFGAVVIDPPDLSTVDREYLMVQSEFYLGADGGEVDADKVAADTPDLVVFNGYAQQYDHAPLTARVGERVRIWVLAAGPNRGSAFHVVGGQFDTVWAEGAYRLRPGAGGSQTLGLFPAQGGFVELSFPEPGNYPFVSHAMVDAERGAHGEIAVGN from the coding sequence GTGATTCGGCTGCTGGCGTTCAACATCGGCGCGGTCACCGTCATCACCGGAATGCTGGGTGGTTGGTGGCCGGTGGTGTTGGCGGGTGGCGTGCTGGTCGCGGCGGTCGCTGCGGTGCATGCCGGCGACCTGATGCGGTTCCTGCGCGCGGCACTACCCGCCCGATTCAGTATCACCGTGCACTACTACGTCGCGGCGGCGGCGTGTCTGGCCGTGGGCGCCGGACTCGGTGTCGCCATGGCCAACTCGGCGCTGCCGGGAATCCTGGCTGAGCGATTTCGCACCGCCCACGCGGTACTGAACCTGTTCGGCTGGGTCGGCCTGACGGTGTTGGGCACCCTGGTCACGTTGTGGCCGACCATGTTGCGCACCCGGATGGCCGACGGGGTCGAACGAGCCGCACGCCGAGGCCTCCCCGCCCTGGTGCTGAGCGTGGCCGTCGCGGTGGCGGGCGCGATTCTGGGGTCGTCACGGGTCGTCGGTGTCGGCGCACTCAGCTTCCTGACCGCGGTCGGATTCGTGTTGTGGCCGCACATCGACGAGGTTCGACGCAAGAGGCCTGCCGACTTCCCCACCCTGTCGGTGCTGTGCGGCGTCGTGTGGTTGGCGGGGTCACTGGGCTACCTCAGCGTCGGACTGCTGACCGCACCGAACTCGATGGCGGCCGCAACCGTCACTGCGGCGGCCGGCCCCGCCCTGCTGGCCGGTTTCCTGGTGCAGGTTCTGTTCGGCTCCCTGGCGTACCTGATCCCGATGGTCGTGGGCGGTCGAGCCTCCGCGCTGGCGGCCACCGCCGAACTCGAACGCGGTGCGCCCTGGCGGCTCAGCGTGGCCAACTTCGGCCTGCTGATATGTGTGCTGCCCGTCCCCAACCTGGTTCGTGTCGCGGTCTCCGCGCTGGTGCTGGTGGCCTACGGGGCGTTCCTGCCACTGTTGGTGCGTGCAGTCTGGCTGGCTCAGCGCAACACCGGTGTGCGCTCGACACCTGGCCGACTGGACCCGCCCCCGCTGCGACAACGGCTCGGAATCGCCGCCGCGGGATTCGGTGTCGTCATCCTGACGGCCGCCGCCGGGGTGGCCGCCGACCCCGCGACCCTCGGAATCGGCTCCGCGCCAACGGTTACGGCGGCACCGACCGGTCACACCACCGAAGTACGGGTTCGGGTCGACGGCATGCGCTACGTGCCCGACACGATCACCGTCCCCGCCGGGGATCGCCTGCGGATCACGTTCCACAACACCGGGACCGATCGACATGATCTGGTGCTGGCCAACGGCGCCCGCACCGACCGAGTCGCACCGGGCGTCACAGCGGTGCTCGACGCCGGTGTCATCGGCTCCGATCTCGCGGGATGGTGCTCGATCGCCGGGCACCGGCAGATGGGTATGACCTTGACCATCAAGGCGATCGGAACCCCACCGGTGAGCGGTCACGAGCATGAGCTACCGGGCCATGGCCCGGACCCGTCGCTGACCGCAACCGACATCGCCCGTAGCCTCGGCGGCCGGCCCGGCCCCGGATTCGCCGCACGCGACCCGAAGCTCTCCGCCGCGGAGACTGCCGAGCACCGAGTGACCCTGACGGTCAGCGAGGTCGAACGCGAGGTCTCCCCCGGCATCACGCAGCGGCTGTGGACCTTCGGCGGCAGCGCGCCCGGACCCACCCTGCGGGGAAGGGTCGGCGACGTCTTCGAGATCACCCTGATCAATGACGGCACGATCGGCCACTCGATCGACTTCCACGCCGGATCGCTGGCGCCCGATCGACCCATGCGCACCATTGAACCCGGCGCACAGCTGGTCTATCGGTTCACCGCTACACGGGCCGGTGTCTGGCTCTACCACTGCGCCACCATGCCGATGTCGGTACACATCGCCAACGGAATGTTCGGTGCCGTCGTCATCGATCCGCCGGACCTGTCGACGGTGGATCGCGAGTACCTGATGGTGCAGTCCGAGTTCTATCTGGGCGCCGACGGCGGTGAGGTCGACGCCGATAAAGTCGCCGCCGACACCCCAGATCTGGTGGTGTTCAACGGCTACGCCCAGCAGTACGACCACGCCCCGCTGACCGCCCGGGTGGGCGAACGGGTCCGGATCTGGGTGTTGGCCGCCGGGCCCAACCGTGGCTCCGCGTTTCATGTCGTCGGTGGACAGTTCGACACGGTGTGGGCCGAGGGCGCCTATCGGCTCAGGCCTGGAGCCGGCGGCTCCCAGACGCTGGGACTGTTCCCCGCGCAGGGCGGCTTCGTCGAGCTGAGCTTCCCCGAACCCGGCAACTACCCCTTCGTGTCGCACGCGATGGTCGACGCGGAGCGGGGTGCCCATGGCGAGATCGCTGTGGGCAACTGA
- a CDS encoding DEAD/DEAH box helicase encodes MDAFGVLHEVLGDYENFVKGFLEIKDGQIRSKVEKEIADGLLWPEPWLALNPAFESGGTVSELAGKGVLDPESSNIFRDPAGNEIAFHRHQTDAFEIANRRESYVLTTGTGSGKSMSYIVPIVDRVLCEGSGKGVRAIIVYPMNALANSQRNELEKFLGKTNPKVSFARYTGQENREEREKTLASPPDILLTNYVMLELMLTRPKERKNLISSAANLSFLVLDELHTYRGRQGADVAMLVRRLRSAVTSNDIQCIGTSATLAGPGTKAEQRQQVAELATRIFGVPIPAANIVGETLRRATTGDTDPAALTARLAESAPTDWQALQCDPLAVWTEHHFGLHTDDEGKLARRPPSKLKDAAKKLHTETGVDQTACEQKLQELLLAGSRARDPQGRALFAFKLHQFIGKGDTVYTTLEPPEKRYLTTQYQRSAPNRPLGQPLFPLAFCRECGQEFLVVNLERGGENFSPRIPNSDLVEHPDAEGLLFLTKEPWPDPSDPALLDLVPEDWVVSNGSGQVLDKARVPKLPNSLRVDEFGTITDDGMPVAFFERLEFCPSCKTSYESTRQSQFSRVASLGTEGRASAVTVLSQSVVRTLRTEDDLDDEAQKFLAFSDNRQDASLQAGHFNDFVLVGMIRSALFRAAADHEEREGEPLTDENLGPEVVKALSGKGLKFFARDEETADEPIPRKKITRALRDVVTYRLWADLKRGWRITMPNLEQTGQLRLAYEGVDELAANDDKWASCGEPLAGAGTETRREVMHVLLDELRRNLCIDTEFLTDEKFDAVRRASREWLKDPWAISDEAGTYSGLAYPGGRPKNVAGIGADLHLSGLGAFGRWLRRPNRFPVFQHALKTADAQVIIEHLMEVMAKAGILVRIAVPKRPTGYQLRADLIAWVPGDGKHRAPDPIRSNQTEGRVNPYFKSLYAETAKSLLDLEAREHTAQVEPSKRQKREEEFGDARLPVLYCSPTMELGVDIKSLNVVGMRNVPPTPANYAQRSGRAGRSGQPAIALTYCATGNAHDAYYFRRSQDMVAGAVAPPRLELGNQDLVRAHAHSIWLVKCGLDLKASMVDLLEIDQPGQPMRAEVLATIESKSSRAEAITAITAVLEAATEVTSAPWWTETWVTDTVDKATARFNNAAARWRGLYNEAQNELDQANQTLKTIGASEASKQRARGRISEARAALDLLKGQVDDVLQGDFYTYRYFASEGFLPGYSFPRLPLSAFIPAERRTRSGGEGDFIQRPRFMAISEFGPGAFIYHEGARYEVNRVSLPAREDGTGVHISEIKRCGACGYLHESTEPDLCQHCGSPFGIESTMGNLMRLLSVKTRRRDRISADEEERQRAGHEIVTTIRFVPHGVRAGQLTSTITEDGHDLGTMTYGDTALIRRMNVGLRRRKDKDVRGYVLDTVEGRWCKESDLAKNVHGEAPRYQRVIPYVEDHRNALLLHLDPSIGTDQRMAAMYALKRGIEAVYQLEGSELAVEALPSNTGDDAWSRLLFFEAAEGGAGVLRRLATEDGQLTQVARKALEIMHFDPDTGEDVKHAPHATEDCAQACYDCLLSYSNQWDHQHLDRHCVLDLLKRLAASSVAVGAGGEAPDTQLERLQEACDSELEKKFLTLLVQHGYRLPDDAQQIVTGFYVRPDFAYHVDGMDVAIFVDGPHHDAAHQQEKDEQARMKLEDEAGWLVLRFPYQDADTGWLNTIAEHSGVFGEAKASA; translated from the coding sequence ATGGACGCGTTCGGTGTCCTGCACGAGGTGTTGGGCGATTACGAGAACTTCGTCAAGGGCTTCCTGGAGATCAAGGACGGCCAAATCCGCAGCAAGGTCGAAAAGGAGATCGCCGACGGCCTGCTCTGGCCGGAACCCTGGCTCGCCCTGAATCCGGCGTTCGAGTCCGGCGGTACGGTCAGCGAACTGGCTGGGAAGGGTGTTCTCGACCCCGAGTCGTCCAACATCTTCCGTGACCCGGCCGGCAACGAGATCGCCTTCCACCGCCATCAGACCGACGCCTTCGAGATCGCCAACCGCCGCGAGTCCTACGTGCTGACCACCGGAACCGGGTCGGGCAAGTCCATGTCCTACATCGTTCCGATCGTCGATCGGGTGCTGTGCGAGGGCTCCGGCAAAGGCGTGCGGGCCATCATCGTCTATCCGATGAACGCCCTGGCCAACAGCCAGCGCAATGAGCTGGAGAAGTTCCTGGGCAAGACGAACCCCAAAGTCAGCTTCGCCCGGTACACCGGCCAGGAGAACAGGGAAGAGCGTGAGAAGACGCTTGCTTCTCCCCCGGACATCCTGCTGACCAACTACGTCATGTTGGAACTGATGCTCACCCGCCCGAAGGAGCGCAAGAACCTCATCAGCAGCGCGGCGAACCTGTCATTTCTGGTTCTCGACGAGCTACACACCTACCGCGGCCGCCAGGGCGCCGACGTAGCGATGCTGGTCCGCCGACTGCGCAGCGCCGTCACATCGAACGACATCCAGTGCATCGGCACCAGTGCGACACTCGCCGGCCCGGGCACCAAAGCCGAGCAGCGCCAGCAAGTCGCCGAGTTGGCAACCAGAATCTTCGGTGTCCCGATCCCGGCCGCCAACATTGTCGGGGAAACCCTCCGCCGCGCGACCACCGGCGACACAGACCCCGCCGCGCTCACGGCCCGCCTGGCCGAATCGGCGCCGACGGACTGGCAAGCACTGCAGTGCGACCCCCTGGCCGTCTGGACCGAACACCATTTCGGCCTGCACACCGACGACGAGGGCAAGCTCGCACGACGCCCACCGTCAAAGCTCAAAGACGCGGCCAAGAAACTGCACACCGAAACAGGGGTAGACCAAACTGCCTGCGAGCAGAAGTTGCAGGAGTTGCTGCTTGCAGGTTCCCGCGCGCGCGATCCGCAGGGCCGCGCGCTGTTCGCGTTCAAGCTGCATCAGTTCATCGGTAAAGGCGACACCGTCTACACCACGCTGGAGCCCCCCGAGAAGCGATACCTCACCACGCAGTATCAGCGCAGCGCGCCCAACCGCCCATTGGGTCAACCCCTGTTCCCACTGGCGTTCTGCCGCGAGTGCGGTCAGGAGTTCCTGGTCGTGAACCTGGAGCGCGGCGGTGAGAACTTCAGCCCCCGTATCCCCAACTCCGATTTGGTCGAGCACCCCGACGCTGAAGGCCTGTTGTTCCTGACCAAGGAGCCGTGGCCGGACCCGAGTGATCCGGCCCTGCTCGATCTGGTGCCGGAGGATTGGGTGGTATCCAACGGGTCGGGCCAGGTGCTGGACAAAGCCCGGGTTCCCAAGTTGCCCAACTCATTACGTGTCGACGAGTTCGGCACCATCACCGACGACGGGATGCCGGTGGCGTTCTTCGAGCGCCTCGAATTTTGCCCATCCTGCAAGACCAGTTACGAAAGTACCCGCCAGTCGCAATTCTCCCGGGTGGCCAGCCTCGGCACCGAGGGCCGCGCCAGTGCCGTGACGGTGCTGTCCCAATCTGTCGTGCGGACTCTGCGCACTGAAGACGATCTCGATGACGAAGCGCAAAAGTTCTTGGCGTTCAGTGACAATCGCCAGGACGCGAGCCTGCAGGCCGGTCACTTCAACGACTTTGTGTTGGTCGGGATGATTCGCTCCGCTCTCTTCCGCGCGGCCGCCGACCACGAGGAGCGCGAGGGCGAACCCCTTACCGATGAGAACCTTGGACCCGAAGTCGTCAAAGCCCTCAGCGGCAAGGGGTTGAAATTTTTCGCCCGCGACGAGGAAACCGCCGACGAACCCATCCCCCGTAAGAAGATCACCCGGGCGCTGCGCGATGTCGTGACCTACCGATTGTGGGCCGACCTCAAGCGCGGCTGGCGCATCACCATGCCCAACCTGGAGCAGACCGGGCAGCTACGCCTGGCCTACGAGGGGGTGGACGAGCTTGCCGCCAACGACGACAAATGGGCAAGCTGCGGAGAACCCTTGGCAGGCGCTGGCACCGAGACACGACGCGAGGTGATGCATGTCCTCCTCGACGAACTGCGCCGAAACCTGTGCATCGACACCGAGTTCCTCACCGACGAGAAGTTCGACGCCGTCCGCAGGGCCAGCCGGGAATGGCTGAAAGACCCGTGGGCCATCTCTGATGAAGCCGGGACATACAGCGGTCTGGCCTACCCTGGCGGCCGTCCCAAGAACGTGGCTGGGATCGGAGCGGATCTGCACCTGTCTGGCTTGGGTGCGTTCGGGCGCTGGCTGCGCCGTCCCAATCGTTTCCCCGTGTTTCAGCATGCGCTGAAGACCGCCGACGCCCAGGTGATCATCGAGCACCTGATGGAGGTCATGGCGAAGGCAGGCATTCTGGTGCGCATCGCCGTGCCCAAGCGGCCAACCGGCTACCAGCTGCGCGCTGATCTCATCGCCTGGGTTCCCGGCGACGGTAAGCACCGGGCGCCGGACCCCATCCGCAGCAATCAGACCGAAGGCCGCGTCAACCCGTACTTCAAATCCCTCTATGCCGAGACCGCCAAATCACTCCTCGACTTGGAGGCCCGTGAACACACCGCGCAGGTCGAGCCGTCGAAACGCCAGAAGCGCGAAGAAGAATTCGGCGACGCCCGGCTTCCGGTGCTGTACTGCTCCCCCACGATGGAACTCGGCGTCGACATCAAGAGTCTCAATGTGGTTGGCATGCGCAATGTTCCGCCCACCCCGGCCAACTATGCACAGCGTTCCGGACGAGCCGGCCGGTCCGGTCAGCCGGCCATCGCCCTGACCTACTGCGCCACCGGCAACGCGCACGACGCCTACTACTTCCGGCGCAGTCAGGACATGGTCGCCGGAGCGGTCGCACCGCCGCGGCTGGAGCTTGGCAACCAGGATCTGGTACGCGCCCACGCCCACTCGATCTGGCTGGTGAAATGCGGCCTGGACCTCAAAGCCAGCATGGTCGACCTGTTGGAGATCGACCAACCGGGACAACCGATGCGCGCCGAGGTGCTCGCGACCATCGAATCGAAATCCAGCCGCGCCGAGGCGATCACCGCCATCACCGCGGTGTTGGAGGCCGCCACCGAGGTCACCAGCGCCCCGTGGTGGACCGAAACCTGGGTCACCGACACGGTCGACAAGGCGACGGCCCGGTTCAATAACGCCGCCGCGCGCTGGCGGGGCCTGTACAACGAAGCCCAGAACGAGCTCGACCAGGCGAACCAGACCCTGAAGACCATCGGCGCGTCGGAAGCCTCCAAACAGCGTGCGCGGGGGCGTATTTCGGAGGCACGTGCCGCTCTCGACCTGCTCAAGGGCCAGGTCGACGACGTGCTGCAGGGCGACTTCTACACCTATCGCTATTTCGCGTCGGAAGGCTTCCTGCCCGGCTACTCCTTCCCGCGACTCCCGCTGTCGGCGTTCATTCCGGCCGAACGCCGTACCCGCAGTGGCGGGGAGGGAGATTTCATCCAGCGCCCACGGTTCATGGCGATCAGCGAGTTCGGGCCCGGTGCGTTCATCTACCACGAAGGCGCACGGTATGAGGTCAACCGGGTCAGCCTGCCCGCCCGCGAAGACGGCACCGGCGTGCACATCAGCGAAATCAAACGCTGCGGCGCCTGCGGGTACCTGCACGAATCCACCGAGCCGGACCTCTGCCAGCACTGCGGCAGCCCATTCGGTATCGAGAGCACCATGGGCAACCTGATGCGGTTGCTGTCGGTCAAGACCCGCCGCCGTGACCGCATCAGCGCCGATGAAGAGGAACGCCAGCGCGCCGGGCACGAGATCGTGACGACCATTCGCTTTGTGCCGCACGGGGTTCGGGCCGGACAACTCACCAGCACCATCACCGAGGACGGGCACGACCTGGGCACCATGACCTACGGCGACACCGCGCTGATTCGCCGGATGAATGTTGGCCTGCGCCGCCGCAAGGACAAGGATGTCCGTGGCTACGTGCTGGACACCGTCGAAGGCCGCTGGTGCAAGGAATCCGACCTGGCCAAGAACGTGCACGGTGAGGCACCGCGGTATCAGCGGGTGATCCCGTATGTGGAGGACCACCGCAACGCGCTGCTGCTGCACCTGGACCCATCGATCGGCACCGACCAGCGGATGGCCGCGATGTATGCCCTCAAGCGCGGAATCGAAGCCGTCTACCAGTTGGAGGGCTCCGAACTCGCGGTCGAGGCCCTGCCTTCCAACACCGGAGACGACGCCTGGTCGCGGCTGTTGTTCTTCGAAGCCGCCGAAGGTGGTGCTGGCGTGTTGCGGCGCCTGGCAACAGAGGATGGACAACTCACGCAGGTGGCACGAAAAGCATTGGAAATTATGCACTTCGACCCCGACACCGGTGAAGACGTCAAACATGCCCCACACGCGACCGAAGACTGCGCACAAGCGTGCTACGACTGCCTGCTGTCCTACAGCAACCAGTGGGACCACCAGCACCTGGACCGACACTGCGTCCTGGATCTGCTCAAACGGCTCGCCGCGTCGAGCGTCGCCGTCGGCGCCGGCGGCGAAGCCCCGGACACTCAACTCGAGCGCCTGCAGGAGGCCTGCGACAGCGAACTGGAGAAAAAGTTCCTGACATTGCTTGTGCAGCACGGCTACCGACTGCCCGACGACGCCCAACAGATCGTTACGGGCTTCTATGTCCGGCCCGATTTCGCCTACCACGTCGATGGTATGGACGTCGCCATCTTTGTCGACGGCCCCCACCATGACGCAGCCCATCAGCAGGAGAAGGACGAACAGGCACGCATGAAGCTCGAAGACGAGGCCGGCTGGCTGGTGCTGCGATTCCCCTACCAGGACGCCGACACCGGCTGGCTCAACACGATCGCCGAACATAGCGGCGTCTTCGGCGAAGCCAAGGCCAGCGCATGA
- a CDS encoding type IV toxin-antitoxin system AbiEi family antitoxin domain-containing protein codes for MCAETYLVDTIAHMAIWDQLVEFAAERHGYVTTRDARDIGVDPVQLRILTARGRLERAGRGVYRVPVLPRGEYDDLAAAVAWTLGRGAISHESALALHGLADVNPSRIHLTVPRDNHPRAAGGALYRLHRRGLRKADITSVDAIPVTTVARTIKDCLDTETDPYQLRTAIERAEAEGTLRRSPAAELRAALDGYTIGPTCSQC; via the coding sequence TTGTGTGCCGAAACGTATCTAGTTGATACGATTGCGCACATGGCAATCTGGGATCAGCTTGTTGAATTTGCTGCCGAGCGGCACGGCTACGTGACGACTCGTGACGCTCGGGATATTGGTGTGGACCCCGTGCAGCTTCGTATTCTGACGGCACGCGGACGTCTTGAGCGTGCCGGTCGCGGTGTCTACCGGGTGCCAGTCTTGCCGCGTGGTGAATACGACGATCTCGCAGCTGCCGTGGCGTGGACGTTGGGACGGGGCGCGATCTCGCATGAATCGGCCCTGGCGCTTCACGGCCTTGCTGACGTGAACCCTTCGCGCATTCACCTCACGGTCCCGCGCGACAACCATCCACGCGCGGCAGGGGGTGCGCTGTACCGGCTTCACCGTCGCGGCCTCCGGAAAGCCGACATCACGTCGGTCGACGCCATACCCGTGACAACGGTTGCGCGCACCATCAAAGACTGCCTGGACACGGAGACTGATCCCTATCAGCTTCGGACAGCGATCGAGCGGGCCGAAGCGGAGGGCACACTTCGTCGTTCGCCCGCGGCTGAGCTCCGTGCCGCGCTCGATGGGTACACCATTGGGCCGACCTGTTCCCAGTGTTGA
- a CDS encoding type II toxin-antitoxin system HipA family toxin encodes MIEAVHAVLLKGNRIGSILQRGDVARFIFEPGYWDDPNRHVLGLWFEDDPRRSPKAALRLPPWFSNLLPEGTLRDWIARDQGVSADRELQLLLRIGRDLPGAVEVVASDAVFDPDLLKEPHRSATPEVGRNARWKFSLAGVGLKFSLLKQNERLTIPASDELGDWIVKLPDARYADVPTNEFATMTLARAVGIDVPEVALVHRDELPVLPARAWPSPEKLAFAIARFDRTRDGERVHIEDLAQVRGFYDNAKYTGSFETVGALIYRNRDLDSLREFVRRLTFNVLIGNGDAHLKNWSLIYLDGRVPTLSPAYDLVSTSPYASPHEPDDFGLSFGGTKVMDRISRTTFRQFQDKLSLGATDVLDVVDETVARFQTAWPDARPIFPTFVDHWIEGRRSAVIARLASS; translated from the coding sequence TTGATCGAGGCGGTCCATGCTGTTCTGCTTAAGGGCAATCGAATTGGTTCGATCCTCCAGCGCGGGGACGTAGCTCGGTTCATCTTTGAACCCGGCTATTGGGACGATCCGAATCGGCACGTATTGGGACTTTGGTTCGAGGACGACCCCCGTCGTTCCCCGAAAGCTGCATTACGGCTTCCGCCGTGGTTCTCGAATTTGCTCCCGGAAGGGACGCTGCGCGACTGGATTGCACGCGATCAGGGCGTGTCAGCTGACCGTGAACTTCAGTTGCTATTGAGAATCGGCCGAGACCTCCCGGGGGCTGTAGAAGTCGTTGCCTCCGATGCCGTGTTTGATCCGGACCTGCTCAAGGAGCCTCACCGGTCAGCAACGCCAGAGGTCGGTCGAAACGCTCGATGGAAATTCTCCCTGGCGGGGGTTGGTCTCAAATTCTCGCTTCTGAAGCAGAATGAACGGCTGACCATCCCGGCCTCTGATGAGCTCGGTGACTGGATCGTGAAGCTGCCGGACGCTCGCTACGCGGATGTCCCCACTAACGAGTTCGCCACGATGACCTTGGCGCGCGCTGTCGGCATCGACGTTCCCGAGGTTGCGCTCGTTCACCGTGACGAGTTACCGGTGTTACCAGCACGCGCGTGGCCAAGTCCTGAGAAGCTAGCGTTCGCGATAGCTCGCTTCGATCGAACTCGTGACGGGGAGCGCGTTCACATTGAAGACCTCGCTCAGGTACGGGGCTTTTACGACAACGCGAAGTACACGGGGAGTTTCGAGACGGTCGGGGCGCTGATCTACAGAAACCGTGATCTTGACAGTTTGCGAGAGTTCGTTCGGCGCCTGACATTCAACGTGCTGATCGGTAACGGTGATGCACATCTGAAGAACTGGTCTTTGATATACCTCGATGGGCGTGTTCCGACTCTGAGCCCTGCCTACGATCTGGTATCGACCTCCCCGTATGCGAGCCCACACGAACCAGATGATTTCGGATTGAGCTTCGGCGGCACGAAGGTGATGGACCGGATTAGCCGCACTACGTTCCGGCAATTTCAAGACAAGCTAAGTCTCGGCGCAACCGATGTTCTTGATGTCGTCGATGAAACGGTTGCGAGATTCCAGACGGCATGGCCTGACGCGCGGCCGATCTTTCCCACGTTTGTCGATCACTGGATCGAAGGCCGGCGTTCGGCAGTGATAGCGCGCCTGGCGTCGTCATGA
- a CDS encoding DUF262 domain-containing protein, whose protein sequence is MSDQTTRSRNDQLKIQELVQLVGEGRIRVPEFQRSFRWAADDVLALFDSILRGYPFGSLLLWKRPAPAAHLKVGALAIDAPAVADALWVVDGQQRITSLVNAVDPVAGDQDERFRIAYSLNERKFVSPRDLKGSLGIPLADLFDLSRAFAWLQKNPDAAEYAAEIQRVTGLLRDVEVSASVIQQADESVLRVVFDRINSAGKRLRGSEIFDAIHGSTESADGQPLTVGAIADRLDQATDFGRLDEQIVYQAILVRRHPDVTRDAHMEFSAERAAVSPFGHESKSDAYERTEAALERVIRFLQDRAGIPHFTFVPFRFHLLVLTRFFGLFESPTARNLELLSRWFWRSTAAAPRLGYTGSTGDIRTLAGLVAAGDESGSVQRLLAATNPSEPVPTPALNKFRTNHSSGKVILAALWARGPIDPATGETLTIGDLAPYLSGESSPSAVALEIFPRRSLDSEASSAANRVIATVDRDVFVGSLDTPHKLESLLLDDQMLDAINNGDHVSFISRRTEILAGYLRSFLDDRTGAGFEITPPLSEFDFDDDVSDGLIDDVVMVDGDSG, encoded by the coding sequence GTGTCCGACCAGACCACGAGGTCTCGGAATGATCAACTTAAAATCCAGGAGCTGGTACAGCTCGTCGGTGAAGGCCGCATCCGAGTTCCCGAGTTTCAGCGTTCCTTTCGGTGGGCGGCTGATGACGTTCTTGCCTTGTTCGACAGCATTCTCCGCGGCTACCCGTTCGGGAGTCTGTTGTTATGGAAGCGTCCCGCCCCTGCGGCGCACCTCAAAGTTGGCGCTCTCGCTATCGATGCCCCCGCGGTGGCTGATGCGCTTTGGGTGGTCGACGGGCAGCAGCGAATCACCAGCCTGGTCAACGCGGTAGATCCCGTCGCCGGTGACCAGGACGAGCGATTTCGTATTGCCTACTCCCTTAACGAGCGGAAGTTTGTCTCGCCGAGAGATCTGAAGGGGTCTTTAGGAATCCCACTAGCAGATCTGTTCGATCTAAGTAGGGCGTTCGCCTGGCTGCAGAAGAACCCCGATGCGGCCGAGTACGCAGCCGAAATACAGCGGGTGACGGGGCTACTGCGCGATGTCGAAGTTTCGGCATCGGTCATTCAGCAAGCCGACGAAAGCGTCTTGCGAGTAGTGTTCGACCGGATCAACTCCGCGGGTAAGCGGCTTCGAGGGTCAGAGATCTTTGATGCGATCCACGGTTCAACCGAGTCAGCGGACGGGCAGCCGCTGACGGTTGGCGCAATCGCCGACAGATTGGACCAAGCAACCGACTTCGGCCGTCTAGATGAGCAAATTGTGTATCAAGCTATTCTGGTTCGGCGCCACCCGGATGTAACGCGCGACGCGCATATGGAGTTCAGTGCGGAGCGAGCAGCCGTTTCTCCGTTCGGTCATGAATCGAAGTCGGACGCCTATGAGAGGACTGAGGCTGCGCTCGAACGTGTCATTAGATTTTTGCAGGACAGAGCGGGAATTCCGCACTTTACTTTCGTGCCGTTCCGGTTTCATCTACTCGTTCTCACTCGGTTCTTCGGGCTATTTGAGTCGCCGACCGCGCGTAACCTTGAGCTGCTGAGTCGATGGTTCTGGCGTTCCACTGCTGCAGCACCGCGACTCGGCTACACGGGTTCGACAGGCGACATACGAACACTTGCGGGCCTAGTTGCAGCCGGCGATGAAAGTGGATCTGTGCAGCGGCTGTTGGCTGCGACAAACCCAAGTGAACCGGTGCCGACGCCTGCCTTAAATAAGTTTCGTACTAACCATTCTTCAGGCAAGGTCATACTGGCCGCACTATGGGCACGAGGTCCGATTGATCCGGCCACTGGTGAGACGTTGACCATCGGAGACCTCGCACCCTACCTGTCCGGCGAAAGTTCTCCGTCGGCGGTGGCGTTGGAAATCTTCCCCCGAAGATCTCTCGACTCTGAAGCATCCAGCGCCGCGAACCGGGTGATCGCAACTGTCGACCGAGATGTCTTTGTCGGAAGCTTGGATACGCCACACAAACTGGAGAGTCTGCTTCTCGATGATCAGATGCTCGATGCGATCAACAACGGCGATCACGTGTCATTCATCAGTCGTCGGACCGAAATTCTTGCGGGCTACCTGCGGTCGTTTTTAGACGACAGGACCGGCGCCGGGTTTGAAATCACTCCTCCGTTGTCGGAATTCGATTTTGATGATGATGTCTCAGATGGACTGATAGATGACGTGGTTATGGTTGATGGTGATTCCGGTTGA